The following proteins are encoded in a genomic region of Triticum dicoccoides isolate Atlit2015 ecotype Zavitan chromosome 1B, WEW_v2.0, whole genome shotgun sequence:
- the LOC119350753 gene encoding ethylene-responsive transcription factor RAP2-13-like, which produces MRRSPGAPPHCHALFLSPPCRFHAFSPLPAPRHHRATMPPCRRGSSGYRGVRERPNSWYSAEIRSGDVRLSLGSFRTAQEAARAYDAAAWRLERPHSQMNFRDVHTREQAQTVAPPPRLITDQDRADHVRLQRRLLIPEEDERAMAEWRRRHPEDVANERAYWAERTARRRAERADRCRRKALAISQCDTIEAGGRSIFTSDDERWDDI; this is translated from the coding sequence ATGCGGCGCTCGCCAGGCGCTCCACCACACTGCCACGCGCTCTTcctctcgccaccttgtcgcttccATGCTTTCTCGCCGCTTccagcgccccgccaccaccgcgccaccatgccgccgtgccGCCGGGGATCTTCGGGGTACCGCGGCGTTCGCGAGCGCCCCAACAGCTGgtactccgccgagatccggtccggCGACGTCAGGCTCAGCCTCGGCTCGTTCCGGACCGCGCAAGAGgcagcccgcgcgtacgacgcggcggcgtggcgcctggagaggccccattCGCAAATGAACTTTCGGGACGTCCACACGCGCGAACAGGCGCAGACCGTCGCCCCTCCACCTCGTCTGATCACGGACCAGGACCGTGCGGACCATGTTCggctgcagcgccgcctcctcatccccgaggaggacgagcgagccatggcggagtggcgccggcgccacccggaggacgtcgccaaCGAGCGCGCCTactgggcggagaggacggcaaggcgTCGCGCGGAGCGGGCGGACCGGTGTCGGCGGAAGGCATTGGCGATATCGCAGTGCGATACCATTGAAGCAGGTGGGAGGTCTATCTTCACGTCAGACGATGAACGTTGGGACGACATATGA